One Campylobacter sputorum genomic window, GAAAGTGACCCAGTTACTTTTAGTCTTTATTATCCAAAAAAAGATGAAATTTTATCTAGAATTTTGATAAATTTGAACTATTTTGAGTTTGAAAACGATCTTATAGGAAATAAAACTTTTATAAAAAAGAATGTAGATGATTTAATGAGTAAATTTGTAATCATCAATAATAAAAATTTAGATTACATAAATTCACTAAAAAATAAGAATTTAGATAATATTAACTATCTAAATGGCTTAAAATCTATTTTATAAGTTTACTTTTAAAAAAATATTAATATAAAAACTTATAATATTTTTAAAATTCCTTTTGCTATATTTTTTAAAATTTAGTTTAAAAGGAAAAAAATATGAAACAAAATGTTGTTTTAAATTCTTTAAAATTAGCACAAGAACTTCAAAATAAAGTAAATAGCAGCATAAGCCAAAAAGAAAAATCTTTTCATGAAAAAATGAAGAAACTACTTGTAAATCCCAAAAATAAAGTTATGCTCATTGAACTTCTTGATAGAAGTTTTAGATCAAAAGATCCATCAAAATGTTTTGATTTGATAAAGAAAACTTTTGATAAATACGGAGTTGCTGACTTTTTTAGTCCTTATGAGAAGTTTTTGTTATTTTCTTTTTTAAATTTTGGAAAGTTAGTACCTAGCATAAGTGTACCATTTTTTATAGATCATATAAGGCAAGATACAAAAGATATGGTTTTAGATGCAAATATTAGCGTTTTAAAACCACATATACAAAATAGAAGAAGAGAAAATATCACTTTAAATGTAAATTTCATCGGCGAAGAAGTTTTGGGAGAAGGTGAGGCTGCTTTTAGAATTAAAAAGTATGAAGAAGCGATAAAATCTGATTTTATAAGTTATATTTCTATAAAAATAACAACCATATTTTCTCAAATAAACATTATTGATTTTGATTATTCTAAAAAAGAGATAGTAAAAAGATTATCACATTTATATGAATTAGCTATAAGTGAGCAAAAACGACAAAATATGTCTAAATTTATAAACTTAGATATGGAGGAGTATAGAGATCTTGAGCTAACTTCAGAGGCTTTTAAAGAGGCTATATCAAAATATCCAGATTATCAAGCGGGTATTGTTTTGCAAGCTTACATTCCAGATAGTTTTAAATATTTGCAAGATCTTTTCGAGTTTTCAAAACAAAGAGTTGAAAATGGTGGTAAGCCTATAAAAATTCGCTTTGTAAAAGGTGCAAATATGGAAGCAGAAGAAACTGTTGCATCTCAAAAAGGCTGGGCTCTTCCTACATTTGATAAAAAAGTAGATACTGATTCAAATTATAAAAAAATGCTTTATTTTATATTAGAAAATGAGCGTTATAAATATATAAATATTGGTATTGCAAGTCATAATATATTTGAAATAGCTCACGCTTATACGCTTATATCTCAATCAAATGCTATTGATAGTTTTACTTTTGAGATGTTAGAGGGTATGAGTTTGCAAACAAGTTTTGAGCTTAGCAAACTTCACGAGCTTATATTATACGCACCAGTTTGTGATAAAGAGCATTTTAATAATGCCATAGCCTACCTTGTGAGAAGACTTGATGAAAATACCGCCAAAGATAATTTCATGAGATACTTTTTTGATCTTAAGGTTGGTGATGAAAACTGGGAAATTCAAAAAGAGATATTTTTAAATTCTCTCAAAGGTATTGAAGCATTAGATAATACCACTAGAAGAAAACAAAATAGATTAGAGCCTGTGATAAAAAGTGAAATATCGAAAACTGATATTTTTGTTAATGAATTAGATACTGATTTTATTTTGCAAAATAATAGAAAATTAGCAAATTTGATAAAAGAAAAATATACAAATTTAGACGCAGTAGAGATAGCTGCTATGGGAAATAAACCTTTACATAGTGATGAGATTTTAGAAGTAAGAAATAAAATCAACGATAAACTCATAGCAAAGATAAGTTTAGCTAGCAAACAAGGTATATATGAGGCTTTAGATATGGCTAAAAACTCTAAATATAGTGAGCTTAGTTTTGAGGAAATATATCAAATTTTAAGTAGGGCGGCTGAAATTTTTAGAGCAAAAAGAGGCGAGCTTTTAGGTATAGCAGCTCTTGAAGTTGGTAAAACTTTTGGAGAAATTGATCCTGAGATAAGTGAAGCGATAGATTTTATAGAGTTTTATCCACACTCTCTTAGAGTTCTTCAAAAGCAAAATCCAAAAACTAAATTTAAACCAAAAGGCATTAGTGTAACCATATCTCCTTGGAATTTTCCTATAGGAATTCCTGTTGGAACAATAGTTGGACCGCTTGCTGCTGGAAATAGAGTGGTATTTAAACCATCTTCATTAAGTAGTGTAACCGGATATGAAATTTGTAAGATATTTTGGGAAGCTGGCATTCCAAAAGACGCACTTATATACTTGCCAACAAAAGGTAAAATGGTAAGTGAGTGTTTGTTAAAAGATGATTTGGTTAAATTTTGTGTGTTAACTGGTGGCGAAGATACAGCTTATAATATCTTAAAAGAAAATCCTAAAATTATTTTGAGTGCTGAAACTGGCGGTAAAAATGCAACTATAGTAACAAAAGCAGCAGATAGAGATAGTGCTATAAAAAATATAATTCACTCAGCTTTTTCAAACTCTGGGCAAAAGTGCTCAGCTACATCTCTTCTTATACTTGAAAATGAAGTTTATGATGATGAGAATTTTAAAAATACTTTGGTTGATGCAGCTTCTTCGATGGCTACTGGAGATCCATTTGAGTTTAAAAATAAAATTGGTACACTCGCAGATAAGCCAAGTAGTAAAGTTAAAAAAGCTTTAAGTGAATTAAAAGATTATGAATCATGGGCGTTAAAA contains:
- a CDS encoding bifunctional proline dehydrogenase/L-glutamate gamma-semialdehyde dehydrogenase; the protein is MKQNVVLNSLKLAQELQNKVNSSISQKEKSFHEKMKKLLVNPKNKVMLIELLDRSFRSKDPSKCFDLIKKTFDKYGVADFFSPYEKFLLFSFLNFGKLVPSISVPFFIDHIRQDTKDMVLDANISVLKPHIQNRRRENITLNVNFIGEEVLGEGEAAFRIKKYEEAIKSDFISYISIKITTIFSQINIIDFDYSKKEIVKRLSHLYELAISEQKRQNMSKFINLDMEEYRDLELTSEAFKEAISKYPDYQAGIVLQAYIPDSFKYLQDLFEFSKQRVENGGKPIKIRFVKGANMEAEETVASQKGWALPTFDKKVDTDSNYKKMLYFILENERYKYINIGIASHNIFEIAHAYTLISQSNAIDSFTFEMLEGMSLQTSFELSKLHELILYAPVCDKEHFNNAIAYLVRRLDENTAKDNFMRYFFDLKVGDENWEIQKEIFLNSLKGIEALDNTTRRKQNRLEPVIKSEISKTDIFVNELDTDFILQNNRKLANLIKEKYTNLDAVEIAAMGNKPLHSDEILEVRNKINDKLIAKISLASKQGIYEALDMAKNSKYSELSFEEIYQILSRAAEIFRAKRGELLGIAALEVGKTFGEIDPEISEAIDFIEFYPHSLRVLQKQNPKTKFKPKGISVTISPWNFPIGIPVGTIVGPLAAGNRVVFKPSSLSSVTGYEICKIFWEAGIPKDALIYLPTKGKMVSECLLKDDLVKFCVLTGGEDTAYNILKENPKIILSAETGGKNATIVTKAADRDSAIKNIIHSAFSNSGQKCSATSLLILENEVYDDENFKNTLVDAASSMATGDPFEFKNKIGTLADKPSSKVKKALSELKDYESWALKPEFINNNEFIMKPCIKYGTKKGDFTHMSELFTPILTVMRANDLKDAIDIANSTGYGLTGALESLDEKEWEYYKENIEVGNIYINKPTTGAIVLRQPFGGIKKSAIGYGRKVGIYNYITQFLDISQDEVDVNLKENEFTTTLASLSIDKDILDVAKSYVYHYENEFSKEKEYISVRGEDNLFAYKNIKSLLYIVDENDSLKDMLLVLIAAKVSGVKTAISYKYENEDIKFIKQHKDIFDIEFVKEADFKDYERIRYHGDCNEIYKKASALAKIIIRNKPLLNGRFELLYYYNEKSTSVSFHRYGNLGVRALDFK